The window GCCAAGAAAAACCTCTCTGATATCTTTGTTGCAATCAACAAATCGCACAACCACACTTAGTTGTTCACTGTGTGAAGTGTCCGCTTTTTCGTCAGCGGATATAGAGTAAAATTGTGAGcttttgatttcattaatcaaatcTCCGACAATTTTATCGCCAATGGCCAGGATTATACTGTTCTGGATTGTTTTTGAACGGTATGTGGCATTTTTTGGTCCGGTGGCAAGGTAATCCGAGAGAACAGAATCCCCAGCATCCATACGGAAATCAATTAATGCCtggaaatttccggaatttATATCAGGATCACTTATGTGTCGGGAATCATCTCGATGGCCCCGCAGTGCTATATTCTGTCTACCACAAAGTAAGACAGTTTTTATCACGGATGATAAGACAGTACGGTTTCTTTCTATCTTTTCTAAAGCATTCTTATTACTCAGCTCCACGACAGTTTTTTGCTTGTTTTCATGTACATTTAGAAACTGCAATACCTTTTCATGTGCCTCAAGGTGAGTTTTTTTTGGTTCCTTTTTATCAGTTCCGTAATGAGCCCCTAATCGAGCATGGGTGTGTTTCATATCCGTCAATGGAGATGTAGATAGTATTCCGAGATCACTTGACCCAAACAGacaacaatatatacaataccCGCCTTCTTTGGCCTTTGAATATACCAGGCCTGCATATTCCTTTTTAGTTAGCCAATCTACACTAAACCTCCTGTTCTTATTTTGGTATAGAGTCGTCGGGAAATTGTAATTTTCACCAGGAACGAAGTGTTTCCGTAATAATTTACACTTTTCATCGGCATTAAGGCTAGCTATGTCTTCAATTAATCCAATATCACAATTATCAGATGGAATCGGAATGTCATTTTTTGTTCTTTTGGGTGCGGGTGGAGGGGTGAATGTTTCATCAGTTCCCTGTTTTCTTACACTAGCATCTAGACCGGTACTTGTGGATCCAAAGAACGAAGAAATACTCGTCTGCTTTTTCAtctgcaaaataaaaaaacacacAAATGagaataattcaacaaattcgCATATGATAATCACGATCGACTCATCACTGGTTCGTCAAGTTGAAAAATTGGCAGAAAGCTTGCAAGCCAATGTCTATTTCACACTTCAAAAGTAAAATCAGAACTGGCCTTATCTATGATAAACattcaattataaatacatcaTAGCTCCTTGATAATGGTacatgtaattagtaatagtCCGCGACTACTTCAACTTGAGGCCGAGGGGATTTTTCACAGACTAtttaatatatacaaatgtcaATATTTCTCTTGTGGGCTCACATAATTTAATGCAATCTATATACACAGAAGAATAAATAATAGAACtttacaaaaatataattatacATACCTTAGAAGCGTTATATAAGTTAGATGATCATTTTATTGCGGcagagaaattattttttacatGCATTTACTTCCTAGTGGCTGGTTTACATCCAGTTGAGCAGAAGGCAtaagggttcgaatcccaaataTCCCcccaaaaaatttttttttactcaTTTGGCTTGAAAAGGTAGGTCCAATTTTTTTTCCTGTGACTTTTAGGGGGGAGCACGTGCCCCGCGTGCTCCCCCCTAAATCCGCCACTGTTGAGGCCTGGGCTTGGTTTTTTGGCCAAGAACCAAAAATCGTCGTCGGCAGGGAAGTCATGGACGATACCGGCTTTAGCCTACCGGGTTTCGGATGATTAGCCAGATGGAGCTCTCTGCCCAGTCAGGGCGCTCAAAGCTTATTTAGCTCGCACCTTACCCTTTAGAAAGGGGAGGGAAAGGTTGTTTTTGTCTCTAATGGAGAATTCGGTCAGGGATATCTCTAGAGATGGATTGTGACCTTGATTAAAGAGGCTTTAAATAGGGAAGGAGCCCCAGAGTGCAGGGAGTAGTTTCGCATCAGGTCAGATCGCTTGCTTCTTCCTGGTCCGCCTTCACGGGCGCGTCTATTGATGCAATCTGTAAGGCGGCCTACTGGGGCTCTCCCTCTACGTTCTCGTCCTTCTATCTTCGTGACTTGTCAGGCCAGTTAGGGTCGTCAACAGCCATTTGTTGTGTAGTTATGGCTCAAGGGGTTAGGCGTCCCCCTAAGCTGGTTGACTCGCGTATTCCTGCGGACCCCTTTTTACCGGGTCCAGGGGATTAGTGTTTTTCACTTGAAGGATTTACCTGCGATTCAGGGAATCTCGTCCTTCAGTTCGCTTTATTTACTGTCTGGGTTTCACAGGGATGAAATTGGACATGTACTGTAATTACCaagtaatttttgtttttcttggGTATGCGATGTTGTGGTTCGGGTAGGACAGAGGGGACTACCCGTGTATTTTTATTAAGCCTTGGAGGGTCTCAACAGGGATCGGATCGCATTCGTTCGGGTCGCTGTCTTTCAGCTCGGAAGGTAAGCATAGTTCTCCTTATTCTTGGAGGTCTGTGTTCGTTTTTTGGgtgtatttgtttttcaacTTGGCCGTCCCTCCTCCTAGTCCTCCTAGTCTGTGGGATTCTGGATAGTATGTTTTGCAGGGAATGTATATGAAGggaatattacaatttttagCATGAAAATTTGTATTCCCGAGTATCTTACCTGCAAAACATACGTTTTAGTCCCCCCGCCTCCCAGCTCGTTGGGTTATATTACCCAAGAATTATATGAGCGTACTTCCGGCTTTAGGATTCGCGCCAGTATGCGCGCCATGATTGCTTTTTCCACAGGTGCTATCTTTAAGTAActtcaagtttaaaataggaagcACAGTACATCCATAGAAACTACGCACAGAAAGagactgttatattattaCCATAGTTTAACATTTCGTTTCAAAGTTGTTAGTAGTCAAATCTAATAGAAGATGGTTTTTATGTGACGAAActcagtggaaaatatgttaaaataataatcagcaggaatccaATAGGATTTCTGccgaggcagcagaaaccctaataacgTAATGAATGCAGCTTTTATTAGGAAATTTGGCTAGGATAGAATCTAATCAGGAATAAATGTCCCTTTATCCAGAAAGTTCAGGGCATATGATATGATACTGACAAACTTAAATACTGTGTGTCACTTGTTCGTGTTGAAGCGAATAAATCCAATCAAGCAATCCAATACGAAAATTTTATGTTATACGAATAGTAATTGATACGAGTCATGAATAAAAACGAAACCATACAAGTCTTTTCATCCGATATTCAAagatattaatatatatatatattatcattgGTCGATTCGAAGCTGTAAAATCCAGATTGAATACGTATTAAGTTATGAAATAGTTCGAACTGATATCACACACTATACAGTCAATAAATTAAATCCAGTGCACAGCGATATATCTAACTAGGGCTGATACAACTGTAAACGTTCTTTTTCCCCATTTTTCAGTCCTAAGACTTTTCCCTTAATAGTCCATATACTGGTAAATAGCTTCGTGTACTGATGAAGAAAACGGCTAATTGTCGAaattactgtttgaagaccgcgactgaatgtgaaggcTTGCGGCAATAAATGTGTTTATTTacacttgaattgataatcgaagtgaggGCCAGCCTGCGgatgatttcgggatgacgactctaAAAAACATGTCAcctcattgaatggggctcaattttcgatgtttacggcccgacagcgcttttgtaacgttgatttatcaaaattcccatgcagtatcaGTAGATCAAAGTGagctaaatgaaataaaatggatTGTATCGGAAACCGCGCTAAGGGAAGAAAGCCTTTGCAGTTTTGACGTCAAAtgtcaaataataataataaacaccagatatcaatagggttttctgtgatgtaacagaaaaccctaaaaataTCCTGTACAATTTTTAGAGGTTCTGAGCAGTGTCCTCTGAGGTAAAATCTGAGCCTTGCTCATCTAGTTCTCTCGTCGATGGTACAAAAtgtaaattgaaatttggatAAGATGAAATTTCAATGGTGTAAATATGGCGGACGAGCAAACAGTCGAGGTGTGAGTACTCGTCGTTTCTAAGAATTTATCAAGTCTCTCGCCCTGCTCTACCACTGTGGATAACGTGAGTTTTTGAGTCTCCATCAGTAGTTATACTGTCCCGGTATAGGCGGGTGCGGTTGGTTGTGGTTAACCGGAAGTGAcgtaatccaagatggcgaccggaagtgacgtaatccaagatggcggccggAAGTGAtgtaatccaagatggcgaccggaagtgacgtaatccaagatggcggatccaagatggcggatCCATGATGGTGGCAGGAAGTAatgtcatccaagatggcggatCCAAGATAGcgggaaaatttaaaaaatacatcggaCGAGTTCGGGCAAAGCTATTTCGGATATGGGTCTGGGCAAGATTTTTGTAACAATAGAAACAACATCGCCACCTACAATCCATCGACAATAGACAGGTCATTTCATTTAGAGACGAGACACACAACGAGCAACATGTACTCTCCGGTTATCTCATCGTCACCTAACGAAAACAGTCTTCATATAACTTATGCACCTGTAAAACGACGTTATCAGCAACAAAATACGGATACATCAGTACCAAAGGAGAAGAAAAGTAAAAAGAATCTTGATATAGGTATGTATTTAACTCTCTCAGATTTTTTCAACTTATATTCTCAATATCAATTCGGGTTAGTAATCTATCCTAAATCTTATCGTTTCAGGAGATACAGCAACACCGAATTCTCTGAATGATAACACTAGCAAATCGGAAACGCAGTTTTATCTAGGAATGCTAGTTTATGTCAGTCCTACTACGTGGAACGATACGAAAAGAATTGAAATTCGACATTACGATTGTAGCGCAAAAGGATGGGCATATCCGACCAAAAATGGAATATCTCTATACATTCAAGAGTGGGTACATTTAAACTTTTGCAAAATGGAAATCGACAACGCAATCGATCGCGCTAAAGCTGGTGACTACGACTCTAGCGTATCCAGTTTAGGGAGAGATAATTACGTTAAAGTCTACAAATCTCGAGAGAGCCACCGCGTGTACGTTGATATACGATATTATCGTTTCGTCGATGACAAGGGTACCAGAGAAGCGACCAAAAAGGTGTTAAATTGTCTCTTGCGCAGTGGAATAATTTGAAAGATATTGACTTAAGCGATATAATACCCCAACTCAAAACTACCAGACCATGTATATTCACTCTTTTTAATCGGGAAGACTTTTGCTGTTTCTGTGCTACTAGAGACATTAGTGTTTTCGAGAAGATACGTGAATGTCCCGAAGTAAACAATCCTTCTGATATCTGAGTTacttattttacatattcgcATATTATTGTAATTACTTTGAAgaataaacgaaaatgtcctTTTTTATTAAATGATAACGAGCGTATTTTCTTTTACTCATGGGAGGAGTGCTCAAAAGGATCGAAGGCGGcaacgagaaaaaaaacaacaaattattttcatggttgaaatatcatatgtTCACGTTTTATTCTTCATAAAAGTTCTTATGAGAATATTTACACAAAGTCATAACAACATTCACATGGAGATAGCAAAGTAACAACGGAAGCAACACATTTTCTTggtagaaatatgaaaattatatgttttttattccATGGAAACAATAAGCTATGAGAATATTTACAAGATAATTACAAACTcagttctttattgcatcaaaaaaagataattacaaaCTCAATGGATTAgattaatatataaaatataatgctaatatttcagttctttattgcatcaaaaaaagataattacaaaCTCAATGGATTAgattaatatataaaatataatactaatatttcagttctttattgcatcaaaaaaaaaagataattacaaactaaATGGATTAgattaatatataaaatataatactaatatttcagttctttattgcatcAAAATAAGATAATTACAGAGTACATACATTACAAtaatatctgaaataaaaatgcaATACTAATATATCAGTACTTTATTGTGTTAAAAACAGATAATgatacaaataaatatcaatgtaatatctgaaataaaaatgcaatactaatatttcagttcTTTATTGCATTGAAAGATAACTACAAATTAGATACATTACAATAATATCGGAAATTAAAATGCAATACTAATATTTCAGTACTTTATTGAgccaaacaaaaatatttacaaataagtAACTACAAATTGACTAGATAGAACTCATGTCCCTAAATTGTATGATGCCATTAGAAACGTAATAAACGGTACATTATCGGTCGCCTATATAATATTATTAAGCCTAATTAACTATAAGTATATCTCCCATCCCCCGCTCCGATAGCTGACTGACAGTTCTATGCGTATTGAAAGATCGTTAGTAAATCATCGAAGCAAGCAAACAAGAgatgaaaaaatcatttcgcGCAAACCCGTTTTGTTTAGTACTTCTGAGACCAATGTTACGAGGCAACTTTCCAGCTACCACTGTGCGCAAATAAACTGAGTTTACTGTCCAAGAGCCAAGACGGAGGTAAATTTCCAGCTTATCGCGGCAATGAAACTGAGTTTACTGTCGCAACATCAGAAACTAGTAACCAAACGGTAATGTGTTATATCTATTACCCGGATCAAATGCCCTTTTTGTGTACACGGCGCGGTAGGTTTTGGTCTCATCCTTGTTATAAATTATCCCCTCCTTATATCTCGTTTAATTGTACCCGGATTATTTACTAAAAGCTTCTCACGGGTATCGTCGGTGATTAATTTAAGCATAGATTTGAAATTGACGACTTGACTATTTCTGTAATTCAGATTTATCCCCTTGACTTTGCATTCATACGAATAACGGTTCGTCTCCGTATCAAGGACTTTAAAGCTGTAATTTTTAGGTCCCCCCGAAACAAATTCAGTTATGTAGCAATTACGACCGAGCTCGTCTGTCATGTCGCCTAAGAAGTTACCAGTTTCTGGTTCCCATTCACCAGGCTTTACGGAATAGATGATCGAATCAGTGTCCGTATAAAGGGTTCGATCCCCTAGCTTCTCCATGTATGTATACAGTATGAGTCGAGCGTGAGCAGTTGTAAAAGCAGCTATGGCAACGTTTGTTCGACTGTTTGGCTTGACAAACTCAGACTTTGTTTTGTAATGTACACGGAGTACATCATCGTTACAGATGATTATGTCCGAAATTTCAACCGTCGAATCGAGAATCAACTCGTAAAAGTCCGAAATGTATTTCGCCGAAGTTTTGTTACTATTCTGACCAAATTTCCCCCACATACTGTTCAGACATAATTTTGCGACTGTTCGCAGACCcggaattttttcaatcttatCCCCATCTAATTGGATACCTTCCCGCGCCGCGTATTCCGCTATATAGTTTAGTCTTTCATCGTCGGACATATCGCCCGATGGCCACCCACTAGATTCCGTCTTAACTTTCAGAAATTTATCGATGTACGACTTAAATAGACCAGTTCGGTTATCGGACCAATGCCAAACTTCAtgtaaagaaacaatttgataACCCATATCAAGGGCTTTGATTACTTCCAGGGTTACCCACTCGCCCGTCAATTGCCTCTCCCTGTCAGTATGTTGGCACGGCGCGTCCTGATTAATTTCATCCACACACGTTCGGCAAAGTGGGAAAGTGAGTTTCCCACCGGACCTATATGGTAAGACCGGCAGGAATAATTTCCGCGGTGGAAGTACACACTTGACTAATCCGTAATATTGCCGTATATCGCCGAAGTTTTCTGTTACAACAGTGGGATGGCCTATTGGATAGCTATATCATGAATTTACAAATGGATATAGCGAGCAAATGTCAATGTATTTTATTCTCTGGTCCTCGGATACTTTATGATATAGTTTTATCGCATTTGTTCGGCCACCGTTAAAACATTCACGAGGTTCAAGTGGGGGCAATATGTCCGACGATTGTACAAATTGTACAAGGAAAGCGTTTAATCATAAGGAGGCACATCCGTGTTTCGATCACTGTCGGTTGTGTATCGGTGTTGGTTGTAAAGCGGTGAATTCGATACATTGCAATAGATGTAACATCTATTACAAGGGACAGGGGTGCTACGCCAATCATTTGAAAAGCTTGGCTAGCGGGATTTCGTTGTGCGACAGTCGAGCGAGGTGTAGGGCATGCGGTCAATTTGTAAAACGCGAAAAAATCGCCTCAGCCGACCACGACTGCGGTATTAAGTATTGCTCGGCGTGTCAAGAAAAACGACCCATAGGACACTTATGCTATATCGGTGTCAAGAAAAACGACACACACGTCGTTAATACCGAGGCGGGTGTCTTGATAAACCCGTACCTCCAGGGAGGGAAAGAATTCGATGCTGAGTCATTGAAGGTAAAGAAATTCGTAGCGTTTGATTTTGAGACTACGACAACGGAAGATTCGATTCATAAGGTCATCTTTGGAATGGCACACCGTTGTTGCCAAGAGTGCAAGTTTTCGACTATAACGAGCGATTCAGAATGTGCCCATTGTGGTAAGAACGAATTCAAGTTCCAAAATGAAACGGAATTCTGTGAGTGGTTATTCAATGACCAAAATAGAGGGGCAACCGCATTCGCCCACAATTTTCAATCCTTCGAcggatattttattttgaagtattTACTAGACCAGGCAATTAGACCTGAGATTATTCCGAACGGCGGTAAAATCATGTATATGTACGTCCAGCAGctggatttgaaaatattggaTACGCTTAATTATTTACCGATGAGACTAGCTAAAATACCTAGCACTCTAGGTTTACGCGAATTGAAAAAGGGGTACTTTCCCTACAAGTTTTGTAcggtagagaatttgaatTACGTGGGTGCGTTGCCCGCTTTAGAAATGTACAATCCGGATGGACTCAGTAGTGGGGAGAGGGAGAAACTTGTTGCCTGGTACAATTCTCAGAAAGGTACTGTGTTTAATATGCAGCAAGAGCTAACTGATTACTGTAGATCAGATGTGGACATTCTGATGAATGCTGTTGTACATTTCCAACAGCTCCTATTCGATCTATCGGGTATCGACCCGTTCCACTCATCCATCACGATAGCTTCAGCGTGTAATGAGGCCTTGAGAACCTGTTTTCTGGAACCAAATACAATCGCTTTGCTACCACCCGGTGGTTATAGACCGAACGctaatttttcaaagatgGCCATCATCTGGTTGAGATGGGTTTCGGAAAAGCAGGGTATCAGGCTAAAGCACGCGCTGAACGGTGGTGAGGAGAGGATCGGTAAGTACTCGGTAGACGGATACGACGAGGCGACAAAAACGGTATACGAGTTTCACGGGTGCCTATTTCACGGGTGTCCCAAATGCTATAGTAATCCCCGTATCAAGTCTGCGATCAGACCGACCCTAACCATTGGAGAATTGTACCAGGCAACTGTTAAAGATGCTTATCCTTTGCCcagaattgatgattctaTCCGTTCGTTATCGGGTGCAAGGTAATTTTGTACCATGGACATAGCTTCAATTGCCAGAAGCTATCTGAAAAAACTTGTAGTGAGAAATGGACTCTATCAATGCAACAAAATGCCGTTTGGTCTATGTAATGCTGGAGCTACTTTCGAACGATTGATGGAGCAAGTTTTGGGTGGTTTGCAAAATGAAATCTGTTTAATATACTTAGACGACATGATAGTTTTTGGGAAGGATTTTGATTCAACTTTACATAATCTGCGACAAGTATTTTCAAGACTAAGACATGCTGGATTGAAGCTTAAACCGAAAAAGTGTCACTTTTTCAAACGTTCAGTACTATTTTTGGGACATATTGTGTCGGAGTCTGGAGTTTCCTGCAACCCGAGCAAGGTGGAGTCCGTAGCCAATtggccagttccacagtggcAGATTGACGTTAGATCATTTCTTGGATTAGCTTCCTACTACAGACATTTCTGCGAAAATTTCGCTACTATCGCAAAACCGTTACATAGCCATACTGAGAAAGGCCATCTATTCGCTTGGGCTGATGAATGCCAAACGTCATTTTCTTCATTGAAGAGTATGCTTTCTTCAGCTCCGGACTTAGCTTATTTCACTCCAGGGTTGTCGATTATTCTAGATACAGACGCTTCTGGAGTCGGTTTAGGATGATTTTTATCCCAAACTTATGATGGTGTAAGAGAGTTGTCGCCTATGGTAGCCGTACCCTATCTaaacaagaaagaaattattGCGTGACCAGATGAGAATTATTAGCAGTAGTCACCTTTATAAAGCATTTTTGACATAACCTATTAGGATCGAAATTTCTACTTAGACCAGTCCACGGATCTTTG is drawn from Tubulanus polymorphus chromosome 10, tnTubPoly1.2, whole genome shotgun sequence and contains these coding sequences:
- the LOC141911539 gene encoding uncharacterized protein LOC141911539; this encodes MGYQIVSLHEVWHWSDNRTGLFKSYIDKFLKVKTESSGWPSGDMSDDERLNYIAEYAAREGIQLDGDKIEKIPGLRTVAKLCLNSMWGKFGQNSNKTSAKYISDFYELILDSTVEISDIIICNDDVLRVHYKTKSEFVKPNSRTNVAIAAFTTAHARLILYTYMEKLGDRTLYTDTDSIIYSVKPGEWEPETGNFLGDMTDELGRNCYITEFVSGGPKNYSFKVLDTETNRYSYECKVKGINLNYRNSQVVNFKSMLKLITDDTREKLLVNNPGTIKRDIRRG